Proteins from a single region of Candidatus Saccharibacteria bacterium:
- the prmC gene encoding peptide chain release factor N(5)-glutamine methyltransferase, which yields MSANLQPKAPAIKEWLSDATRQLAAVGITSAKLDSEIILAHTLRKSRTYLHAHDDEPIDSRQLEIADTRLLLRLDRTPIAYIIGHKEFYGRLFRVTPSTLIPRPESEDIITLIKESLPQASLLQETKKLVDVGTGSGCLGISAKLEMPELEVTLLDISKHALNVAEQNAKQLRANVTVVHSDLLANFPFTADYIIANLPYVDPEWERSPETSFEPELALFTNNNGLHLIFKLLQQATSRLTQTGLLLLEADPRQHAAIIKQAKTHGFLLKETRGFIVCFQQA from the coding sequence ATGAGCGCGAACTTGCAGCCCAAAGCGCCAGCAATTAAGGAATGGCTTAGTGACGCCACGCGCCAGCTTGCTGCTGTCGGTATTACTTCGGCCAAACTTGATAGCGAGATTATTCTTGCGCATACGCTTCGCAAAAGCCGCACGTATCTTCATGCTCACGACGATGAGCCAATAGATAGTCGCCAACTCGAAATAGCAGATACGCGTCTCCTCCTTCGCCTCGACCGGACTCCAATCGCCTATATCATAGGCCATAAAGAATTTTACGGCCGCCTATTCCGCGTCACCCCCTCTACCCTTATTCCACGCCCTGAGTCGGAAGATATCATTACGCTCATTAAAGAGTCTCTCCCCCAGGCATCGCTTCTTCAGGAAACGAAAAAACTTGTCGATGTTGGCACCGGAAGTGGCTGCCTTGGCATTAGTGCCAAGCTTGAAATGCCAGAGCTAGAGGTAACACTTCTCGATATTAGCAAGCATGCACTTAATGTTGCCGAGCAAAATGCCAAGCAACTTCGCGCTAATGTAACTGTAGTGCATAGCGACCTACTTGCAAACTTCCCTTTTACGGCAGACTATATTATTGCCAACCTCCCCTATGTCGATCCCGAGTGGGAGCGTTCACCAGAAACAAGTTTCGAGCCAGAGCTGGCGCTTTTCACCAACAACAATGGCCTTCACCTTATTTTTAAGTTACTCCAACAAGCCACAAGTCGTCTTACGCAGACAGGACTCCTTCTTCTCGAAGCCGACCCGAGGCAACACGCGGCTATTATTAAGCAAGCAAAAACCCACGGATTCCTTCTTAAAGAGACGCGCGGGTTTATCGTGTGTTTTCAGCAAGCTTAG